A region of Mycolicibacterium brumae DNA encodes the following proteins:
- a CDS encoding single-stranded DNA-binding protein has product MFDTYVTVIGNLASDLTRRSVGTSEVVNFRLASNARRQLPDGSWEDYHTLFVNVSCWDRLVTGVAASLKKGDPVIAVGSIHTREYVTNEGVPKTVVEMRASSVGPNLRFCVAGPQRLSNPAEPQPYSGPQSHAGYPDREPPEDDVPEDEADGRYDDGYPGEETDPERQPLSA; this is encoded by the coding sequence ATGTTCGACACGTACGTCACCGTCATCGGCAATCTCGCCAGCGACCTGACTCGCAGGTCCGTCGGGACGTCGGAAGTTGTCAACTTCCGACTGGCCAGCAATGCGCGACGGCAGCTTCCGGACGGCTCCTGGGAGGACTACCACACCTTGTTCGTCAACGTCAGCTGCTGGGATCGGTTGGTCACCGGTGTGGCGGCCAGCCTGAAAAAAGGCGACCCGGTCATCGCGGTCGGCAGCATTCACACCCGGGAGTACGTCACCAACGAGGGCGTCCCGAAGACCGTGGTGGAAATGCGCGCCAGCTCCGTCGGGCCCAACCTGCGGTTTTGCGTCGCCGGCCCGCAGCGGCTCAGTAACCCCGCCGAGCCGCAGCCCTATTCCGGGCCGCAGAGCCACGCCGGGTACCCGGACCGCGAGCCCCCGGAAGACGACGTCCCGGAAGACGAGGCCGACGGCCGGTATGACGACGGCTACCCGGGCGAGGAGACCGATCCGGAGCGGCAGCCGCTGTCCGCCTGA
- a CDS encoding glycerol-3-phosphate 1-O-acyltransferase — protein sequence MSDDAGSVELEGSALVLAAVSSDAERDLVNQWIAEQRRARPNADIEVLRLPRDEPPPEIVDELVSELDADGSRAVVPVRVFWAAAGLPTRVKIVGLLSGRDTYRPPEMLQSRILRRDPSRARVLAGEPATVDDLRQQWEETTVGGSARDFARFVLRRADLAVERIEYRLLGPEYKSPRLIKPELLSSNRFREGLNKVPGATLDAAGAILDELSTGWSRFSVDLIPAFSKFVYSRGFDPNLDYDYEQIDAMRTALETHPAVMLWSHRSNLDSAVLNVAMQENQLPRAHLFAGINMSFGPMGPLLRRSGFIFIRRNVGSDPTYKFVLKEYVGYLVAKRFNLSWSIEGTRSRTGKMLPPKLGLLTYVADAYLDGRSDDILLQPVSISFDQLHETAEYAAYARGGEKAPEGMSWLYNYIKAQGERNFGKIYVRFPEAVSMAAYLGDPHGELATDKSSKRLALQKMAFEVAWRILRVTPINASALVSALLLGTHGVALTLEQVQHTLRDALDYLERKNTPLTDSAVRLRTAAGVRSALDALSGGHPITRVDGGREAVWRIAPENELQAAFYRNTLIHAFLETAIAELALSYAARVDGDRLDAFWSRTAWLRDLLKFEFYFADSAAFRANIAEEMSWQPGWEEQVAAGGSSIEQLLYDKKPLMSAPMLRPFLEAYEIVADVLCDAPPQIEPKELITAALGLGNQYAAQHRVRSNESVSALLFDTARQVAADQGLLTDAPDLGERRHEFLDELRGVLADMDTIDLIARRQFADREAARLESTASAEG from the coding sequence GTGAGCGACGACGCCGGTTCGGTCGAACTCGAGGGTTCCGCCCTGGTGCTGGCCGCGGTTTCCTCGGACGCCGAGCGAGACCTGGTGAACCAGTGGATCGCCGAGCAGCGCCGCGCCCGTCCGAACGCCGACATCGAGGTGCTGCGGCTGCCGCGCGACGAACCGCCCCCGGAGATCGTCGACGAACTCGTCAGCGAGCTGGACGCCGACGGGTCCCGCGCGGTGGTTCCGGTCCGGGTGTTCTGGGCTGCGGCCGGCCTGCCCACCCGGGTCAAGATCGTGGGCCTGCTCTCCGGCCGAGACACCTATCGCCCGCCGGAGATGCTGCAGAGCCGGATCCTGCGCCGCGATCCGTCCCGCGCGCGGGTGCTGGCCGGCGAGCCGGCCACCGTCGACGATCTGCGTCAGCAGTGGGAGGAGACCACCGTCGGCGGCTCGGCGCGCGACTTCGCCCGGTTCGTGCTGCGCCGCGCGGACCTCGCCGTCGAGCGCATCGAGTACCGGCTGCTCGGCCCGGAGTACAAATCGCCGCGGTTGATCAAGCCGGAACTGCTGTCCTCCAACAGGTTTCGAGAGGGATTGAACAAGGTTCCGGGCGCCACCCTGGACGCCGCCGGGGCCATCCTCGACGAGCTGTCCACCGGCTGGAGCCGGTTCTCGGTGGACCTCATCCCCGCGTTCTCCAAGTTCGTCTACAGCCGCGGGTTCGACCCGAACCTGGACTACGACTACGAGCAGATCGACGCCATGCGAACCGCGCTGGAGACACACCCCGCGGTGATGCTCTGGTCGCACCGGTCCAACCTCGACAGCGCTGTGCTCAACGTCGCCATGCAGGAGAACCAGCTGCCGCGCGCGCACCTGTTCGCCGGCATCAACATGTCCTTCGGCCCGATGGGGCCGCTGCTGCGCAGGTCCGGTTTCATTTTCATCCGGCGCAACGTCGGCTCCGACCCGACCTACAAGTTCGTGCTCAAGGAGTACGTCGGCTACCTGGTCGCCAAACGATTCAACCTGTCCTGGTCCATCGAGGGCACCCGGTCTCGCACCGGAAAGATGTTGCCGCCCAAGCTCGGACTGCTGACCTATGTCGCGGACGCCTACCTCGACGGGCGCAGCGACGACATCCTGCTGCAACCGGTGTCGATCAGTTTCGACCAGCTGCATGAGACCGCCGAGTACGCGGCGTACGCGCGCGGCGGGGAGAAGGCCCCCGAGGGCATGAGCTGGCTGTACAACTACATCAAGGCCCAGGGCGAGCGGAACTTCGGCAAGATCTACGTCCGCTTCCCGGAAGCGGTTTCGATGGCGGCCTACCTCGGCGACCCGCACGGTGAGCTGGCGACTGACAAATCCTCAAAACGCCTTGCGCTGCAGAAGATGGCCTTCGAGGTGGCGTGGCGAATCCTGCGGGTGACGCCGATCAACGCCTCGGCGCTGGTGTCGGCCCTGCTGCTGGGGACCCACGGGGTGGCGCTCACCCTGGAGCAGGTGCAGCACACGCTGCGTGACGCGCTGGACTACCTGGAGCGCAAGAACACCCCGCTGACCGACAGCGCGGTGCGACTGCGCACCGCGGCCGGGGTGCGCTCGGCCCTGGACGCGCTCTCCGGCGGTCACCCGATCACCCGGGTCGACGGCGGCCGGGAAGCGGTGTGGCGGATCGCTCCGGAGAACGAGTTGCAGGCCGCGTTCTACCGCAACACCCTCATCCACGCGTTCCTGGAAACCGCGATCGCCGAATTGGCGCTCAGCTACGCCGCACGGGTCGACGGCGATCGGTTGGACGCCTTCTGGTCGCGGACCGCGTGGCTGCGCGACCTGCTCAAGTTCGAGTTCTACTTCGCCGACTCGGCGGCCTTCCGCGCCAATATCGCCGAGGAGATGAGCTGGCAGCCGGGCTGGGAGGAGCAGGTCGCCGCCGGCGGTTCGAGCATCGAGCAATTGCTGTACGACAAGAAGCCGCTGATGTCGGCTCCGATGCTGCGACCGTTCCTGGAGGCCTACGAGATCGTCGCCGACGTGTTGTGCGACGCGCCGCCGCAGATCGAACCCAAGGAGCTGATCACCGCCGCGCTCGGGCTTGGCAACCAGTACGCCGCCCAACACCGGGTCCGCAGCAACGAATCGGTGTCGGCGCTGCTGTTCGACACCGCGCGGCAGGTGGCCGCCGACCAGGGGCTGCTGACCGATGCGCCCGACCTGGGGGAGCGCCGCCATGAGTTCCTCGATGAGCTGCGCGGCGTGCTGGCGGACATGGACACCATTGATCTGATCGCCCGGCGGCAGTTCGCCGACCGGGAAGCGGCGCGGTTGGAATCGACCGCGTCTGCCGAGGGCTGA